One region of Intestinimonas massiliensis (ex Afouda et al. 2020) genomic DNA includes:
- a CDS encoding S-layer homology domain-containing protein, translating to MNRLRRRMLALLLTAVMVVTMLPAVAWATGDSTYTRISSMEELVTGKYVMAVGTDYGPGVLDGTWVSAQAITSSSDNQVVNPAANTVWDITVGDSVVTLTDSNGVTIAPKGGNNNGIQSGAYSWGVTCSETGTFQFAGHGEDTVILASNKGSENKFRAYKSATVSGNPDGYPSDFTLYKLDEGSSEPDPTPDPDPEPEGPLTDGARVVIYNPANGKSLSTTYNGYYNMGTDVTISEGTLSGFTAADVWTVGVNADGTYTFATADGKKLSMGASYSSTPLDDINTAWEVSEAETENCYYIKNAARGMYLEWYAEKSNWSAYGTIAADKEGLFAQAFYKVSGDIPTPGGALPAAGDQVVLYNHSSQGVLAGQDDNTGSPSITSAAAELTDGKAAAANGGRVFTVEKNGDYYRFKTAHDGYLCSNGTGNNAFYQQEATEDADWTLAEYNGGFTLESRTAKFNGKYSQYLEYYAGAYKTYSMYNVTDKDIYTFQFYPVADGVKVTDGVVNLPQVVFGTLPDAYVGQSYTFTFTVDAVFGVSEAGLTVKAGETVLTANGDGTYTIPVDAVNGESITITVTGQDTKGTAISGTAIVAVKDEPVIGAVTPAAGAETGAEKRPVISAEFSNGGEAPVAVLTLKSSGTALDEAVMTVDGGKAVYIPETDLTDGRYTATVTVTRADGKSSGKTWSFTVGQSTERLYFGQLHSHTQYSDGSGTLESALSYVANLPDSANVDFVAFTDHSNYFDKSGAANPEGALYDMSLATAYSQETWNSYKTAIDAFNAENNGKIALGGFEMTWSGGPGHINTFNTEGIVSRNNTALNNKTDDAGLKAYYALLSQPEGVDSLSQFNHPGSTFGTFSDFSYWDALIDSRMYMVEVGNGEGAIGAGGYYPSYEYYTMALDKGWHVAPTNNQDNHKGKWGNANDARDVILTDDFSEQGIYEAIRNHRMYATEDKNLEIYYTVNEQPLGSILEEIPEELNLSVQVSDPDRTDSISKVEVIVNSGRVAYAWDDPAELASGLLSCTLDPTYSYYYIRVTEGDGDMAVTAPVWVGETLKLGISSVVCGTSTPVTDEELTITTTLFNSESADATVKSVNYTSGGETLGVDAAGYTVPASGSLQIPFRYTPTTAKVMTITVTVLMEQKGVEYEYAMDVTLDVLDSAKLVYIGIDASHYNEYVAGNYKDSMGNFGNLAAGYGVRTVELKSSEELIAACANEKYKALIFTAPSRRLADAQSDPRTYSPAELVAVRAFHEAGGMVIMAGWSDNYENYDVIQGNPDIKHMAATQNELLAALGSSLRISDDATYDDVRSAADGVDKWRLYFSSYNWENLLTENVEFDANHPFDRMYTQVFSHYGGASIYAVDASGNPIDTLPETVSPVVFGHATTYSVDVDKDGLGGDSTPQYAYAENDDRLLVMASERQPDRGMVIVSGAAFMSNFEVQATIEDSGSEKNYANYTICENLVQYLNPTSITPIADVQAAESEGVKFTIEGVVTSNASGYDKDTAFFDCIYVQDDTAGINAFPVAGDYKVGDRVRITGTTSSYQGERQIAVTSIKAVGEGNVEPKTITAGQLNDGSVLGSLVTISGTVASFEKANGLVQTIMVRDKNGELARVFIDGYITTGQDVQNLRVGRKITATGLASYDNTFNAPDGPFPRIRIRDRADVVCKRPSSGSSSAGQTIPNPDVPLEPEPDETLPFLDVDEDAWYYDAVCYVYGAGLFQGTSGTTFGPDDPMTRSMTATVLYRLSGETYTGTAATFGDMAAGAWYGTGVSWAAAREIAKGYGDGRFGVNDPVTREQLAAILYRYARYKGEDVSVGEDTNLIGFKDAGQVSEWAAPAVRWAVGVGLLKGDAAGCLRPLDQAARSEFAALLMRYVEREQT from the coding sequence ATGAACAGACTCAGACGCCGCATGCTGGCACTGCTGCTGACTGCGGTGATGGTCGTGACCATGCTGCCGGCGGTGGCTTGGGCAACGGGCGACAGCACATACACAAGAATCAGTTCCATGGAGGAATTGGTAACGGGCAAGTATGTAATGGCAGTCGGTACGGATTATGGACCAGGTGTTTTGGATGGAACTTGGGTATCTGCCCAAGCCATTACATCATCATCTGACAACCAAGTGGTGAATCCGGCTGCAAATACGGTCTGGGATATCACGGTAGGAGATTCTGTGGTGACCCTGACGGACAGCAATGGAGTCACGATTGCTCCGAAGGGAGGAAATAATAACGGCATCCAATCCGGTGCCTATAGCTGGGGCGTTACCTGCTCTGAAACAGGGACCTTCCAGTTTGCTGGACATGGCGAGGACACGGTGATATTGGCCAGCAATAAGGGATCGGAGAACAAATTCAGGGCATATAAGAGTGCAACGGTATCCGGCAATCCAGATGGATATCCCTCCGACTTTACCCTATATAAGCTGGACGAAGGCTCCAGTGAGCCGGACCCCACGCCCGACCCCGATCCTGAACCTGAGGGCCCGTTGACCGATGGTGCCAGGGTAGTGATTTACAACCCTGCCAATGGCAAGTCGCTTTCCACGACCTACAACGGGTACTATAACATGGGCACAGACGTGACGATATCGGAGGGGACGCTCTCCGGCTTTACGGCGGCCGATGTGTGGACGGTGGGCGTTAATGCGGACGGCACGTATACTTTTGCGACCGCTGATGGCAAGAAACTGTCTATGGGAGCAAGCTACTCCAGTACGCCTCTCGATGATATAAATACCGCCTGGGAGGTCTCTGAGGCAGAGACGGAGAACTGCTACTACATTAAAAATGCGGCACGCGGCATGTACCTGGAGTGGTATGCGGAAAAGAGCAATTGGAGTGCCTATGGAACCATCGCGGCTGACAAGGAGGGCCTTTTTGCGCAGGCGTTCTATAAGGTTTCTGGAGACATCCCGACGCCCGGCGGCGCGCTCCCGGCTGCCGGCGATCAGGTGGTGCTGTATAACCACTCCTCCCAGGGCGTGCTGGCCGGGCAGGATGACAACACAGGAAGCCCCTCCATTACCAGCGCCGCGGCTGAGCTCACGGACGGAAAAGCTGCGGCGGCCAATGGCGGACGGGTCTTCACGGTAGAGAAGAACGGAGACTACTACCGTTTCAAGACGGCCCATGACGGCTACCTCTGTTCCAACGGCACCGGCAACAACGCTTTCTACCAGCAGGAGGCTACGGAGGATGCCGACTGGACGCTGGCGGAGTACAACGGCGGCTTTACGCTGGAGAGCCGGACGGCCAAGTTTAACGGCAAGTACAGCCAGTACCTGGAATACTATGCCGGAGCCTACAAGACCTACAGCATGTACAACGTCACCGACAAGGACATCTATACGTTCCAGTTCTACCCTGTGGCGGACGGCGTGAAGGTGACTGACGGCGTAGTCAATCTCCCCCAGGTCGTGTTTGGGACCCTGCCGGACGCCTATGTGGGCCAGTCGTATACCTTTACCTTCACCGTGGACGCGGTGTTCGGCGTGTCTGAGGCCGGGCTCACCGTAAAGGCGGGGGAGACCGTGCTCACCGCCAACGGGGACGGCACCTATACCATCCCCGTGGATGCAGTCAACGGCGAGAGCATCACCATCACCGTGACCGGTCAGGACACCAAGGGCACGGCCATTTCCGGGACCGCTATCGTCGCCGTCAAGGATGAACCCGTCATCGGAGCGGTGACGCCTGCGGCCGGCGCGGAGACCGGGGCGGAGAAGCGGCCCGTTATTTCGGCTGAGTTCAGCAACGGGGGAGAGGCCCCGGTCGCTGTGCTGACCCTGAAGTCCAGCGGTACGGCGTTGGATGAGGCGGTCATGACCGTGGACGGCGGCAAGGCGGTTTACATCCCGGAGACCGACCTGACAGACGGGCGGTATACCGCCACGGTTACGGTCACCCGCGCGGACGGGAAGTCCTCCGGAAAGACCTGGAGCTTCACGGTGGGGCAGTCCACCGAGCGGCTCTACTTCGGCCAGCTCCACTCCCACACCCAGTACTCCGACGGCTCCGGCACGCTGGAGTCCGCCCTGAGCTATGTGGCCAACCTTCCGGACAGCGCCAATGTGGACTTTGTGGCCTTCACCGACCACTCCAACTATTTTGACAAGTCCGGCGCGGCCAATCCGGAAGGGGCCCTCTATGATATGAGCCTGGCCACCGCATACAGCCAGGAGACCTGGAATTCCTACAAGACGGCCATCGACGCCTTCAACGCCGAGAACAACGGCAAGATTGCTCTGGGCGGGTTTGAGATGACTTGGTCCGGCGGCCCCGGCCACATCAACACCTTCAATACCGAGGGTATCGTGTCCCGGAACAACACGGCCCTGAACAACAAAACCGACGACGCGGGCCTGAAGGCCTATTACGCCCTGCTGAGTCAGCCGGAGGGCGTGGACTCCCTGTCCCAGTTCAACCATCCGGGCTCCACTTTCGGCACCTTCTCCGACTTCTCTTACTGGGATGCCCTCATTGACAGCCGGATGTATATGGTGGAGGTGGGCAACGGCGAGGGCGCCATCGGTGCCGGCGGCTATTACCCCAGCTATGAGTATTACACTATGGCGCTGGATAAGGGCTGGCATGTGGCCCCCACCAATAACCAGGACAACCACAAGGGCAAGTGGGGCAACGCCAATGACGCGCGAGACGTCATTCTCACCGACGACTTCAGCGAGCAGGGCATCTACGAGGCCATCCGCAACCACCGGATGTACGCCACGGAGGACAAGAACCTGGAGATCTACTACACGGTCAACGAGCAGCCGCTGGGCTCCATCCTTGAGGAGATCCCGGAAGAGCTGAACCTCAGCGTTCAGGTCTCCGATCCCGACCGGACGGACTCTATCTCCAAGGTCGAGGTCATCGTCAACTCCGGCCGGGTGGCCTATGCCTGGGATGACCCCGCTGAGTTGGCCTCCGGCCTGCTGAGCTGCACCCTGGACCCCACATACAGCTATTACTACATCCGCGTCACCGAGGGTGACGGGGATATGGCGGTCACCGCGCCGGTCTGGGTGGGCGAGACCCTGAAGCTGGGCATCTCCAGCGTGGTGTGCGGCACCTCCACCCCCGTTACCGACGAGGAACTGACCATCACCACCACTCTGTTCAACAGCGAGAGCGCGGACGCCACCGTCAAATCGGTGAACTACACCAGCGGCGGCGAGACCTTGGGCGTGGACGCCGCCGGCTACACGGTCCCCGCCTCTGGGTCGCTCCAGATCCCGTTCCGGTATACCCCGACGACTGCCAAGGTCATGACCATCACCGTGACGGTCCTGATGGAGCAGAAGGGTGTGGAATATGAATACGCCATGGACGTGACGCTGGACGTGCTGGACTCCGCCAAGCTGGTGTATATCGGCATCGACGCCTCCCACTACAATGAGTATGTGGCAGGCAATTATAAGGACTCCATGGGCAACTTCGGCAACCTGGCCGCGGGCTACGGTGTGCGGACGGTGGAGCTCAAGTCCAGCGAGGAGCTGATCGCCGCCTGCGCCAACGAAAAATACAAGGCGTTGATCTTTACCGCCCCCTCCCGTCGTCTGGCCGATGCACAGAGCGACCCCAGGACCTACTCTCCGGCCGAGCTGGTCGCCGTCAGGGCCTTCCACGAGGCGGGCGGCATGGTGATTATGGCCGGTTGGTCGGACAACTATGAGAACTATGACGTGATCCAGGGCAATCCGGATATCAAGCACATGGCCGCGACGCAGAACGAGCTGCTGGCGGCGCTGGGTTCCAGCCTGCGCATCAGCGACGACGCCACGTATGACGACGTCCGCAGCGCCGCCGACGGCGTGGACAAATGGAGGCTCTACTTCTCCAGCTACAACTGGGAGAACCTTCTGACGGAAAACGTCGAATTTGATGCAAACCACCCCTTCGACCGGATGTATACCCAGGTCTTCAGCCACTACGGCGGCGCCTCCATCTACGCGGTGGACGCCTCCGGCAACCCAATTGATACTCTCCCGGAGACCGTGAGTCCGGTGGTGTTCGGCCACGCCACCACCTATTCCGTGGACGTGGACAAAGACGGGCTGGGTGGTGATAGCACCCCCCAATATGCCTATGCCGAAAATGACGACCGCCTGCTGGTGATGGCCAGTGAGCGGCAGCCGGATCGGGGCATGGTCATCGTCTCCGGCGCGGCCTTCATGTCCAATTTTGAGGTCCAGGCCACCATCGAGGATTCCGGTTCCGAGAAGAATTATGCCAACTACACCATTTGTGAGAATTTGGTGCAGTATCTCAATCCCACTTCCATTACTCCCATCGCGGATGTCCAAGCAGCAGAGTCCGAAGGCGTCAAGTTCACCATCGAGGGCGTGGTCACCTCCAATGCCTCCGGCTATGACAAGGATACCGCCTTCTTCGACTGCATCTATGTTCAGGACGACACCGCCGGCATCAACGCTTTCCCCGTGGCTGGCGACTACAAGGTTGGCGACAGGGTCCGCATCACCGGCACCACCTCGTCCTATCAGGGCGAACGCCAGATTGCCGTGACCTCCATCAAAGCTGTCGGGGAGGGCAATGTGGAACCCAAGACGATCACGGCCGGACAGCTCAACGACGGCAGTGTCCTGGGCAGCCTGGTGACCATCTCCGGAACGGTGGCCAGCTTTGAGAAGGCCAACGGCCTGGTACAGACCATTATGGTCCGGGATAAGAATGGCGAGCTGGCCCGCGTGTTCATTGACGGCTATATCACCACGGGCCAGGACGTGCAGAACCTGCGGGTGGGACGCAAAATCACCGCGACCGGCCTGGCGTCCTACGACAACACCTTCAATGCTCCGGACGGCCCCTTCCCGCGGATTCGCATCCGGGACCGGGCGGATGTCGTGTGCAAACGTCCCTCCTCCGGCTCCTCCAGCGCCGGGCAGACCATTCCGAACCCCGATGTGCCGTTGGAGCCCGAACCGGACGAGACGCTGCCCTTCCTGGATGTGGACGAGGATGCCTGGTACTACGACGCGGTGTGCTATGTCTATGGCGCCGGGCTCTTCCAGGGCACGTCCGGGACCACCTTCGGGCCAGATGACCCGATGACCCGCTCCATGACTGCCACGGTGCTCTACCGCCTCTCCGGCGAGACCTACACCGGCACAGCGGCCACCTTTGGGGATATGGCCGCCGGGGCCTGGTATGGTACAGGGGTGAGCTGGGCCGCCGCCCGGGAGATCGCCAAGGGTTACGGCGATGGACGGTTTGGCGTGAACGACCCGGTCACCCGGGAGCAGTTGGCCGCCATCCTGTACCGCTATGCCCGGTACAAGGGTGAGGACGTATCGGTTGGGGAGGATACCAATCTCATCGGCTTCAAGGACGCGGGGCAGGTCAGCGAATGGGCGGCCCCTGCCGTCCGGTGGGCCGTGGGTGTGGGCTTGCTCAAGGGGGACGCCGCCGGCTGCCTGCGGCCCCTGGACCAGGCGGCCCGCTCCGAGTTTGCCGCCCTGCTGATGCGGTACGTTGAGCGGGAACAGACCTAA